TGTTAGAAGCCCAATTATAGTTTTCTCTATTATTTCTCTTTGCCCAATAATAGATTTACCAATCTCTGCAAGTAAGGTCTCAATTACAGCACTTTTCTCTTTTGTTTCAGCATTAAGGCTTTGCAAATCTATACTCATTTTACCTCCTTTTGGCAAAACTATCTATTTTAGGGAGTGGAATAAAAAAATTAATCCTTAATAGAGAATTGTCAACCCCTTGTCTTAAAGAGCAAATAGGGTATTAAACTTGACATAGTTTCTTATAAATATATTATTTCAATTATGAAAATATTAAATTTCACAATAATAATTGTTCTTATAGGGCTTATAATAAGATCTCTTATAGTTACAGTAAAAGAAATGGACCATAGAAAAAAAATGATTACAAATGGGATAATAATCTTATTCTTATCCATTCTTATTCTTGGTTCTCTTATCTCTTATTCTCCTAAGGAAAGTTTTAAGGAAAATTTTGGAGGAGTAGTTGGAGCTTTTATTGCCAAAAGCCTTTATGACACTTTTGGCATTCTTTCTCTACCTTTACCATTAATTTTAATAATTGCAGCTTTTGCCTTATTCAAAAATAACATTAAATTAATATTTTATCGGATTGGAGGATTATTTTTGGGACTTTTCTTTATATCCTTAATGGCTGTTTCTTTAAATCAAAAAATTCCCACATCAAGTAAGGGAGCGTTTGGCACATTTATTAGCTCTTTCCTAATATCTAAATTAAGTCTTGGAGGAAGTATTACATTACTGATTTTTCTTTCTTTATTAATTTTCTATGTGTATCTCCAACCCTCTTATAACATAATTAAATCAATCTTCCAAATAATTGGGAGAAAAACAAAAGGGATTCTACCTAAAAAGGAAGAAGTTCCTATCTCAGTAAAAGAGGAAGAAAGAGAAGAAATAGAAATAAAACCAATAGAAAAAAAACTCCAGAAACCTTCAATCTCTATTAAAGAAAAAACAAAAGAAGAAGACCAGGAAGAGTTCAAAAGAAAATTTTTGGACTCGCTTAAAGACCCTGTTCCTGTGGAGTGGATGACTCCAGAAACAATAAATAATTACAAAAACATAATAGAAGGGAAATTAAAAAGTTTTGGAATTACAGGAAAGATCACAGGAGTCTCAAGAGGTCCTGTTGTCAGCCGATTTGAATTTAAACCAGATCTTGGTATAAAGCTATCTAAAATCTCTAATCTTGCAAACGATATAGCTCTTGCGCTCCATTCTGAGAAAATAAGAATTATAGCTCCAATACCTGGTAAAGGAGTAGTTGGGATTGAAGTCCCAAATAAAACAAGAGAAACAGTTTTCCTTAAAGAATTAATTGAAAACGAAACATTCCAAAACAATACCTCTATAACTTATGTCCCTATTGGCAAGAATATAACAGGACAACCTTTTTATTACTCAATAGCTTTGATGCCTCATTTACTTATTGCAGGCGCTACAGGCTCAGGGAAATCTGTTTTTATAAATTCAATTATCACTTCCCTTTTATACAAGGCAACCCCAGATGACATTCGTTTTATTTTGATAGATCCAAAAAGAATAGAACTTTCCATTTACAATGGGATCCCTCATTTAATTAGAAGTGTAATAACAGAACAATCTATTGCGATTCAGTATTTAAATAAAGCACTTGAGTGTATGGAACAAAGATATAAAGAATTCGCGAGAGTTGGTGTAAGAGATATTCAAGGATATAATAGTAAAATAAGAGATAAAAAGCCATACATTCTTATAATTATTGATGAGCTTGCTGACTTAATGATGCGAAGTGGTAGAGAGGTTGAAAATGCAGTAATAAGACTTGCTCAAATGAGCAGAGCAGTTGGAATACATCTAATTCTTGCAACTCAAAGACCATCAGTAGATGTTATTACAGGGCTTATAAAAGCTAATTTCCCAGCAAGAATAGCTTTTCAAGTCGCCTCTATCCACGACTCTAAAACCATTCTCGACACAAAAGGAGCTGAAAAATTGCTGGGTGGTGGGGATATGTTATTTATACCCCCAGATGAAGGAATCCCAAAAAGATTTCATGGACCACTCATAACAACAGAAGAGACAAAAAGAATTGTTTCTATAATTGGATTTGCTCATCTTAAAAATTTATTAAAAACAAAATTTAGTAACGCTGAAGAAATCTGTGCTCTTGCAGAGGAAGAAGAAATGTTAGATGTTATTGCAGATAGAACCTTACCCGGGGCTCCTGAAAGAATTGAAGAATTCAGTAAACTCCTAAAACTTCGCCTTGGTATTGATGAAACCACATTCACTGAATTTATAGATAACTTAGAATACTATCCACCCACAGAAGAAATTGAAGAATTCCTTTTGGAAGAAAGAGCTGAGGGAGAAATTGGAGAGTTAGATGAGCTTTACGAACAAGCCAAAGAGATAATAATAGAAGAGCAAACAGCTTCTGTTTCTCTATTGCAAAGAAAATTAAAGATAGGGTATGCAAGAGCTGGTAGATTGATTGATCAATTGGAAAAAACCGGTGTTGTAGGTAAATTTAAAGGTTCAAAGCCAAGGGAAGTTTTAATAAAAAAGGAGAGATAGTGATAATTCTTTTATTTTTTTCATCAATATTAGAAGAGATTTCAGAAAAATTAAAAGAAGTTAGAGCTATTGAATGTAACTTCACGGAAATTTTAATTGTTAAGGGAGACACTTTAAAGTTCAGAGGTTCTGTTTATGCAGAGAAAAAAAGAGCAAGAATTGATGTTTATAAACCAGAGAGACAAATTATGATCTTTATAAATGATTCTATTTTTTTATGGACAGAAAAAACAAATCAGGTTTTTCGTAGAAAAGCTCCTATAATTTTTTATAATGTTTTATTTTCCCCAAACTTAAACTACAAAATAGACTCTACTTCATCTGGGTGGATTTATTTATCTCCATTAAAGGATGAACTCATTTATCCAATTTCTGTTCTTCTCAATAAAGACCTCTTACCCAAAAAAATTCGCTTTGCTCAAGAAGAGGGGAGTGGTGTTTTTACATTCAGTTCGTATAAGTTAAACAAAAAATATCCAGAAGGGTTCTTCTCTTTAGATAAGATGAATTAAATGGACAATAGAGATAAACTTAATTTCTTAATTTATCTTGCAAAAAAAGCAGGGGTGATTCTTCTTCGCTTGTTCAGAAAGGACTTTGAGATAGAAAATAAAAAGGGAGCAGAACTTTTGACTACTGCAGATAAAAAATCCGAAAATTTTATTATTGAAGCTCTTTCTAAAAAATACCCCAAAATAGAGATAATAGCTGAAGAAACGAAACCAAATAACTGGGACGTAGAGGAAGCTTTTATTATTGACCCTTTAGACGGAACGAACAATTTTTCTTTTGGAATCCCCATTTTTTCTGTTTCTATTGCTTATCAACTTGAAGGAAAATTAAAAATTGGGGTTGTTTATGATCCTATTCATAAGGAATTATTTCATGCAACCAAAGATGGTGGTGCTTTCTTAAATGGAAAACCTATAAGAGTTTCAGAGAGACTCAAATTAGAAGAATCAATTCTTGCAACAGGGTTTCCCTATATAAAAATAAGAGAGGAAGACTCTAATATTCCAGAATTTAATGCTCTCTTAATGAAATCAAGGTGTATTAGGCGATTAGGTTCGGCTGCCCTTGATCTTTGCTATGTAGCTTGTGGTCGATTTGATGGATACTGGGAAAAGCACTTAAAAATATGGGATATCTCAGCTGGTGGTTTAATCGTAGAAGAAGCAGGTGGAAAAGTTACAAATTTCTACAAAGAGAGTTGGAATTATAAAAATTCTGATATTATTGCATCAAATGGAAAAATTCACGACAA
This window of the candidate division WOR-3 bacterium genome carries:
- a CDS encoding DNA translocase FtsK 4TM domain-containing protein yields the protein MKILNFTIIIVLIGLIIRSLIVTVKEMDHRKKMITNGIIILFLSILILGSLISYSPKESFKENFGGVVGAFIAKSLYDTFGILSLPLPLILIIAAFALFKNNIKLIFYRIGGLFLGLFFISLMAVSLNQKIPTSSKGAFGTFISSFLISKLSLGGSITLLIFLSLLIFYVYLQPSYNIIKSIFQIIGRKTKGILPKKEEVPISVKEEEREEIEIKPIEKKLQKPSISIKEKTKEEDQEEFKRKFLDSLKDPVPVEWMTPETINNYKNIIEGKLKSFGITGKITGVSRGPVVSRFEFKPDLGIKLSKISNLANDIALALHSEKIRIIAPIPGKGVVGIEVPNKTRETVFLKELIENETFQNNTSITYVPIGKNITGQPFYYSIALMPHLLIAGATGSGKSVFINSIITSLLYKATPDDIRFILIDPKRIELSIYNGIPHLIRSVITEQSIAIQYLNKALECMEQRYKEFARVGVRDIQGYNSKIRDKKPYILIIIDELADLMMRSGREVENAVIRLAQMSRAVGIHLILATQRPSVDVITGLIKANFPARIAFQVASIHDSKTILDTKGAEKLLGGGDMLFIPPDEGIPKRFHGPLITTEETKRIVSIIGFAHLKNLLKTKFSNAEEICALAEEEEMLDVIADRTLPGAPERIEEFSKLLKLRLGIDETTFTEFIDNLEYYPPTEEIEEFLLEERAEGEIGELDELYEQAKEIIIEEQTASVSLLQRKLKIGYARAGRLIDQLEKTGVVGKFKGSKPREVLIKKER
- a CDS encoding inositol monophosphatase family protein translates to MDNRDKLNFLIYLAKKAGVILLRLFRKDFEIENKKGAELLTTADKKSENFIIEALSKKYPKIEIIAEETKPNNWDVEEAFIIDPLDGTNNFSFGIPIFSVSIAYQLEGKLKIGVVYDPIHKELFHATKDGGAFLNGKPIRVSERLKLEESILATGFPYIKIREEDSNIPEFNALLMKSRCIRRLGSAALDLCYVACGRFDGYWEKHLKIWDISAGGLIVEEAGGKVTNFYKESWNYKNSDIIASNGKIHDKMKEIIERVRNEKTFLA